A stretch of Saccharothrix texasensis DNA encodes these proteins:
- a CDS encoding ABC transporter ATP-binding protein, translating into MGETVIDVADLRCRYGDFEAVRGVDFEVRRGELFALLGTNGAGKTTTMETVEGLRAPFGGTVRVLGLDPFRDRAALRSRTGIMVQDSGFPADLTAREMVALWSVTSGRRATEDVLERLDLAHRRDVRIKQLSGGERRRLDLALAVLGRPELLFLDEPTTGLDPESRQRTWEVVRGLLAEGTTVVLTTHYLEEAESLAHRLAIMHEGLVAVSGALVDVLAAQPARIEFDLPDRLDVSALPMLSGDVVHRPTGRVEVRTGELQDDMAELLAWARREGLRLGRIRAHHASLEDVFHSARTGEEVVAA; encoded by the coding sequence ATGGGAGAAACGGTGATCGACGTGGCGGACCTCAGGTGCCGCTACGGTGACTTCGAAGCCGTGCGCGGGGTCGACTTCGAGGTGCGGCGGGGGGAGCTGTTCGCGCTGCTGGGCACGAACGGCGCGGGCAAGACCACGACCATGGAGACCGTGGAGGGGCTGCGCGCCCCGTTCGGCGGCACCGTGCGGGTGCTGGGGCTCGACCCGTTCCGGGACCGGGCGGCGTTGCGCTCGCGCACCGGGATCATGGTGCAGGACAGCGGTTTCCCGGCCGACCTGACCGCGCGCGAGATGGTGGCGCTGTGGAGCGTCACGAGCGGCCGGCGCGCCACCGAGGACGTGCTGGAGCGGCTGGACCTGGCGCACCGGCGCGACGTGCGGATCAAGCAGCTCTCCGGCGGCGAGCGGCGGCGGCTGGACCTCGCGCTGGCCGTGCTCGGCCGGCCGGAGCTGCTGTTCCTGGACGAGCCGACGACCGGGCTGGACCCCGAGTCGCGGCAGCGGACGTGGGAGGTGGTGCGCGGGCTGCTGGCCGAGGGCACGACCGTGGTGCTGACCACGCACTACCTGGAGGAAGCCGAGTCGCTCGCGCACCGGCTCGCGATCATGCACGAGGGCCTGGTGGCGGTGTCCGGCGCGCTGGTGGACGTGCTGGCCGCCCAGCCCGCGCGGATCGAGTTCGACCTGCCGGACCGGCTCGACGTGAGCGCGTTGCCGATGCTGTCCGGCGACGTGGTGCACCGGCCGACCGGCCGGGTCGAGGTGCGCACCGGCGAGCTGCAGGACGACATGGCGGAGCTGTTGGCGTGGGCGCGGCGGGAAGGCCTGCGGTTGGGTCGGATCCGGGCGCACCACGCGTCGCTGGAAGACGTGTTCCACAGCGCCCGGACGGGCGAGGAGGTAGTGGCCGCATGA
- a CDS encoding UDP-glucose dehydrogenase family protein, with product MARIGVIGAGYVGLTTAACFARLGHTVVCADVDEARVAALGRAEIGAYEPGLADLVAEGSRAGRLRFVLGNAEALAEADFVFLCVPTPTGVDGAADLTAVHAVLREAREAVRPGCVLVIKSTVPAGTTERVADLVGRPDVRVVSNPEFLREGHAVDDFLRPQRVVVGSEEEGAARRVVALYAGTGAPALVTGSASAELVKYASNCFLAMKLSYVNSLAELCERVGADIGDVTEGMRLDDRIGSSFLDPGPGWGGSCFPKDTRALLSTAEDARVDFPLLRATIGTNGHQAHRVVAMVREAVGGQLAGVRLGLLGLTFKAGTDDLRDSPALAVASLLAAEGAWLTGYDPCVARDCGPVRVLASAEAVAANADGLVVLTEWPEFAELDWPNLAAAMARPVIVDTRNLLPVEKVVEAGFHLVSLGRPTPARPGRTGPDPHRL from the coding sequence GTGGCCAGGATCGGCGTCATCGGCGCGGGCTATGTCGGGCTGACGACCGCGGCCTGCTTCGCCCGGCTCGGGCACACCGTCGTGTGCGCCGACGTGGACGAGGCGAGGGTGGCGGCGCTCGGCCGGGCCGAGATCGGCGCGTACGAGCCGGGCCTCGCGGACCTGGTCGCGGAGGGTTCGCGGGCCGGTCGGCTGCGGTTCGTGCTCGGCAACGCCGAGGCCCTGGCCGAGGCAGACTTCGTGTTCCTGTGCGTGCCGACACCGACCGGTGTGGACGGCGCGGCCGACCTCACCGCGGTGCACGCGGTGCTGCGCGAGGCGCGGGAGGCGGTTCGGCCCGGCTGCGTCCTGGTGATCAAGTCGACCGTGCCCGCCGGCACGACCGAGCGGGTGGCGGACCTGGTGGGCCGGCCGGACGTGCGGGTGGTGTCCAACCCGGAGTTCCTGCGCGAGGGCCACGCGGTCGACGACTTCCTGCGGCCCCAACGGGTCGTGGTCGGCTCGGAGGAGGAAGGGGCGGCCCGGCGGGTGGTCGCGCTGTACGCGGGCACCGGCGCGCCGGCGCTGGTCACCGGCAGCGCGAGCGCGGAGCTGGTGAAGTACGCCAGCAACTGCTTCCTCGCCATGAAGCTGTCCTACGTCAACAGCCTGGCCGAGCTGTGCGAGCGGGTCGGCGCGGACATCGGCGACGTGACCGAGGGCATGCGGCTGGACGACCGGATCGGGTCGTCGTTCCTGGACCCGGGACCCGGGTGGGGTGGTTCGTGCTTCCCGAAGGACACCAGGGCGCTGCTGTCCACGGCGGAGGACGCGCGGGTCGACTTCCCGTTGCTGCGCGCGACCATCGGCACCAACGGCCACCAGGCGCACCGCGTGGTCGCCATGGTGCGCGAAGCGGTGGGCGGTCAGCTGGCCGGCGTGCGGCTCGGGCTGCTCGGGCTCACGTTCAAGGCGGGCACCGACGACCTGCGCGACTCGCCCGCCCTGGCGGTGGCCTCGCTGCTGGCGGCGGAGGGGGCGTGGCTGACCGGCTACGACCCGTGCGTCGCGCGGGACTGCGGCCCGGTGCGGGTGCTGGCCTCGGCCGAGGCGGTGGCCGCGAACGCGGACGGCCTGGTGGTGCTGACCGAGTGGCCGGAGTTCGCCGAGCTGGACTGGCCGAACCTGGCCGCCGCGATGGCCCGCCCGGTCATCGTGGACACCCGCAACCTGCTGCCGGTCGAGAAGGTGGTTGAGGCCGGGTTCCACCTGGTCTCGCTGGGCCGGCCGACCCCGGCCCGACCGGGCAGGACCGGTCCCGACCCACATCGACTCTGA
- a CDS encoding ABC transporter permease — translation MIAALGVAELKLLLRNRTAAALAVLMPMAAGLYFALAMDGEQTGWTMVVTLQLLFSFGFTVYVTVTTALTARRQDLYLKRLRTGAASDVVVLTGILLPVVLLGLAQAVVLLGISVAAGAPMPARPELLALALVGGVALGCAAGVFTSGVTGTAELAQITTAPFFFALVVGGLFGSSGHVDLVVFLVPGTGLGSLVGAAWGGPTDQVGPAALSVVLWTVAATALAVRYFRWDPRG, via the coding sequence ATGATCGCCGCACTGGGCGTGGCCGAGCTGAAGCTCCTGCTGCGCAACCGCACCGCCGCCGCGTTGGCCGTGCTGATGCCGATGGCCGCCGGCCTGTACTTCGCGCTGGCGATGGACGGCGAGCAGACCGGGTGGACGATGGTCGTCACGCTCCAACTGCTGTTCTCGTTCGGGTTCACCGTCTACGTCACGGTGACGACCGCGTTGACCGCCCGCCGGCAGGACCTCTACCTCAAGCGGCTGCGGACGGGCGCGGCGTCGGACGTGGTCGTGCTGACCGGCATCCTGCTGCCCGTGGTCCTGCTGGGCCTCGCGCAGGCGGTCGTGCTGCTGGGCATCAGCGTGGCCGCGGGCGCGCCCATGCCCGCCCGGCCCGAGCTGCTGGCGTTGGCGCTGGTCGGCGGCGTGGCGCTGGGCTGCGCGGCGGGCGTGTTCACCAGCGGGGTGACCGGCACGGCGGAACTGGCCCAGATCACCACCGCGCCGTTCTTCTTCGCCCTGGTCGTCGGCGGCCTGTTCGGCTCGAGCGGCCACGTGGACCTGGTGGTGTTCCTCGTGCCGGGCACGGGCCTGGGTTCGCTGGTCGGCGCCGCGTGGGGCGGCCCGACCGACCAGGTCGGCCCGGCCGCCCTGTCCGTGGTGCTGTGGACGGTCGCCGCCACCGCCCTGGCCGTCCGCTACTTCCGCTGGGACCCGCGCGGGTAG
- a CDS encoding response regulator transcription factor, translating to MIRVVLADDEDLIRGALAALLELEDDVEVVAQASDGDAAVAAVRAHRPDIAVFDLEMPRRDGVLAAEAVRGLDGVAVVIVTRHARPGVLRRALSAGVRGFVPKTTPAAQLASILRDVHAGRRYVDSEIAAAALTEGACPLTVRELDVLRYALQGGTVASIAAEAHLAAGTVRNYLSSAMTKLGVTTRYEAARLAWDEGWI from the coding sequence GTGATCCGCGTGGTGCTGGCCGACGACGAGGACCTGATCCGGGGCGCGCTGGCGGCGTTGCTGGAGCTGGAGGACGACGTCGAGGTGGTCGCGCAGGCCAGCGACGGTGACGCGGCGGTCGCGGCGGTGCGGGCCCACCGGCCCGACATCGCCGTGTTCGACCTGGAGATGCCCCGGCGCGACGGCGTGCTGGCGGCCGAGGCGGTGCGCGGGCTCGACGGCGTGGCGGTGGTGATCGTGACCCGGCACGCGCGGCCGGGTGTGCTGCGGCGGGCGTTGAGCGCGGGGGTGCGCGGGTTCGTGCCCAAGACGACGCCGGCCGCGCAGCTCGCCTCGATCCTGCGGGACGTGCACGCGGGCCGGCGTTACGTGGACTCCGAGATCGCCGCCGCCGCGTTGACCGAGGGCGCGTGCCCGTTGACCGTCCGGGAGCTGGACGTGCTGCGGTACGCGCTCCAAGGCGGCACGGTGGCCTCGATCGCCGCCGAAGCGCACCTGGCCGCGGGCACGGTGCGCAACTACCTGTCGTCGGCGATGACGAAGCTCGGCGTCACCACCCGCTACGAAGCCGCCCGGCTGGCCTGGGACGAGGGGTGGATCTGA
- a CDS encoding carbamoyltransferase family protein, with the protein MRVLGINAVFHDPAAALVVDGEVVAAAEEERFSRRKHGKRPVPFSAWEQPEQAARWCLEHAGLTPADLDAVAYSYDPDLVEPSDVPWEDLRTEYARRAPYFLATALPGLDPAIVRFVPHHVAHAASAGLAAPFDGDCAVLVNDGRGECRSHLAGSYRGHRLETLAAQHLPHSLGLFYEDLTEHLGFLRSSDEYKVMALASYAEPKHLDLLREHVRATEDGGFRITPLDWATLAKRRDPDGEVTREHAELAASVQVRVEEVLLDLVRWLHERTGQKRLTMAGGVALNCVANTRIFAEGPFDEVWVQPAAGDAGTALGAALQVAADAGEPAAALTGADLGRSWTDAEIEDCLRAAKVSYEEPDDVAVAVAEALADDRVVAWFQGRSEYGPRALGRRSLLAHPGKAENLERLNNVKGREQFRPIAPMVSADRAADLFDRGPLPSPYMLFVHDVRPEWRDRIPAVVHVDGTARVQTVDPATEPLMARVIREFDRRTGVPVVVNTSLNTAGRPMVDDPRDALECFGSAPVDLLAIGRFVVRRS; encoded by the coding sequence ACAGCCCGAGCAGGCCGCCCGCTGGTGCCTCGAGCACGCCGGGCTGACCCCGGCCGACCTCGACGCGGTCGCCTACTCCTACGACCCGGACCTGGTCGAGCCGAGCGACGTGCCGTGGGAGGACCTGCGCACCGAGTACGCCCGCCGCGCACCCTACTTCCTGGCCACCGCGCTGCCCGGGCTGGACCCGGCGATCGTGCGGTTCGTGCCGCACCACGTGGCGCACGCCGCCTCGGCGGGCCTGGCCGCGCCGTTCGACGGCGACTGCGCCGTGCTGGTCAACGACGGCCGCGGCGAGTGCCGCTCGCACCTGGCCGGCAGCTACCGCGGCCACCGGCTGGAGACGCTGGCCGCGCAGCACCTGCCGCACTCGCTGGGCCTGTTCTACGAGGACCTGACCGAGCACCTCGGTTTCCTGCGCTCCAGCGACGAGTACAAGGTGATGGCGCTGGCCTCCTACGCCGAGCCCAAGCACCTGGACCTGCTGCGCGAGCACGTCCGCGCGACCGAGGACGGCGGGTTCCGCATCACGCCGCTGGACTGGGCGACGCTGGCCAAGCGCCGCGACCCGGACGGCGAGGTGACCCGCGAGCACGCCGAGCTGGCGGCCAGCGTGCAGGTGCGCGTCGAGGAGGTGCTGCTGGACCTGGTCCGGTGGCTGCACGAGCGGACCGGGCAGAAGCGGCTGACCATGGCGGGCGGTGTGGCGCTCAACTGCGTGGCGAACACGCGGATCTTCGCCGAGGGGCCGTTCGACGAGGTGTGGGTGCAGCCGGCCGCCGGTGACGCGGGCACCGCGCTGGGCGCGGCGTTGCAGGTGGCGGCGGACGCCGGTGAGCCGGCCGCCGCGCTCACCGGCGCGGACCTGGGCCGGTCGTGGACCGACGCGGAGATCGAGGACTGCCTGCGCGCCGCGAAGGTCTCCTACGAAGAGCCGGACGACGTGGCCGTCGCGGTGGCCGAGGCGTTGGCCGACGACCGGGTGGTGGCCTGGTTCCAGGGTCGCAGCGAGTACGGGCCGCGGGCGTTGGGCCGCCGGTCGCTGCTCGCGCACCCCGGCAAGGCGGAGAACCTGGAACGGCTCAACAACGTGAAGGGGCGCGAGCAGTTCCGGCCGATCGCGCCGATGGTGTCGGCCGACCGCGCGGCCGACCTGTTCGACCGGGGACCGCTGCCGAGCCCTTACATGCTGTTCGTGCACGACGTGCGGCCCGAGTGGCGTGACCGGATCCCAGCGGTCGTGCACGTGGACGGCACCGCGCGCGTGCAGACCGTCGACCCGGCGACCGAGCCGCTGATGGCCCGGGTGATCCGCGAGTTCGACCGGCGCACGGGCGTGCCCGTCGTGGTGAACACGAGCCTGAACACGGCCGGGCGGCCGATGGTGGACGACCCGCGTGACGCGCTGGAGTGCTTCGGTTCGGCGCCGGTCGACCTGCTGGCGATCGGCCGGTTCGTGGTGCGGCGGTCATGA
- a CDS encoding glycosyltransferase family 9 protein, translated as MRVLVLRALGLGDLLTAVPALRGLRRAHPGAEITLAAPGWLADAVDRIDAVDRLVPTEGLVPIDYESPDLAVNLHGRGPRSTELLRATHPARLITHGVHVPWPRHQHEVLRWCRLLGQFGIACDPVELRLPPVPRHDAIVVHPGASHGARRWPADRFAAVARALGPDVVVTGSPAEEALVREVAPGRTRTGDLAGLLDLVGGARLVVCGDTGVAHVATAYGTPSVVLFGPVPPAEWGPRSGPHHVLWHGTTGDTFADRPDPGLIRITPDEVLDAARSLLGGGPWPGSASSARAMSG; from the coding sequence GTGAGAGTCCTCGTCCTGCGCGCACTCGGCCTCGGCGACCTGCTGACCGCGGTCCCGGCGCTGCGCGGCTTGCGCCGAGCCCACCCCGGAGCCGAGATCACCCTGGCCGCGCCGGGCTGGTTGGCCGACGCGGTGGACCGGATCGACGCGGTCGACCGCCTGGTGCCCACCGAAGGGCTCGTGCCCATCGACTACGAGTCGCCGGACCTGGCGGTCAACCTGCACGGACGCGGGCCGCGGAGCACCGAGCTGCTGCGCGCCACCCACCCCGCCCGGCTGATCACGCACGGCGTGCACGTGCCCTGGCCCCGGCACCAGCACGAGGTGCTGCGGTGGTGCCGGCTGCTGGGCCAGTTCGGCATCGCCTGCGACCCGGTCGAGCTGCGCCTGCCGCCGGTGCCCCGCCACGACGCGATCGTCGTGCACCCCGGCGCGAGCCACGGCGCCCGCCGCTGGCCCGCCGACCGGTTCGCGGCGGTGGCGCGGGCGTTGGGCCCGGACGTGGTGGTGACCGGCAGCCCCGCCGAGGAGGCGCTGGTGCGCGAGGTCGCGCCGGGGCGGACGCGGACGGGCGACCTGGCCGGGTTGCTCGACCTGGTGGGCGGCGCGCGGCTCGTCGTCTGCGGCGACACCGGCGTGGCGCACGTCGCCACCGCCTACGGCACGCCGTCCGTGGTGCTGTTCGGCCCGGTGCCCCCAGCCGAGTGGGGGCCGAGGTCCGGGCCGCACCACGTGCTGTGGCACGGCACGACCGGCGACACGTTCGCCGACCGGCCCGACCCGGGGCTGATCCGGATCACCCCGGACGAGGTGCTCGACGCCGCGCGATCGCTGCTGGGAGGTGGACCGTGGCCAGGATCGGCGTCATCGGCGCGGGCTATGTCGGGCTGA
- a CDS encoding ChaB family protein, translating to MPGREELPSTVARSPKKAQRTWIKAHDSAVQTYGEGQRSHRTAFAALKHSFEKVGDHWEPKAQKGPSDAQAARSTPKQGRTAGGVDANASKQHLYDLAKRLDVPGRSSMTKQQLVEAIGKANNRKTAKARS from the coding sequence ATGCCCGGACGTGAGGAGTTGCCGAGCACCGTCGCCCGCTCGCCCAAGAAGGCGCAGCGGACCTGGATCAAGGCGCACGACTCGGCCGTGCAGACCTACGGCGAAGGCCAGCGCTCGCACCGGACCGCGTTCGCCGCGTTGAAGCACTCATTCGAGAAGGTGGGCGACCACTGGGAGCCCAAGGCGCAGAAGGGGCCGTCCGACGCGCAGGCCGCGCGCAGCACGCCGAAGCAGGGCCGGACGGCGGGCGGCGTGGACGCCAACGCCAGCAAGCAGCACCTCTACGACCTGGCCAAGAGGCTGGACGTGCCCGGCCGGTCGAGCATGACCAAGCAGCAGCTCGTGGAGGCGATCGGCAAGGCGAACAACCGCAAGACCGCCAAGGCCCGGTCGTAG
- a CDS encoding glycosyltransferase family 2 protein: MSVDYAVVIPTVGRDSLRVVLDAVEHGVGPPPREIIVVDDRPEPGPLPATHSARVLRTGGRGPAAARNAGWRAACCEWVAFLDDDVVPPRDWKLRLAEDLARLGLDVGASQARIVVPLPPDRAPTDWERGTAGLADARWITADMAYRRAALAHAGGFDERFPRAYREDAELALRVQARGYRIVNGDRVTTHPVREAGFFASLKQQRGNADDALVRRLLGPEWRARIGGAPGRLPWHVATAAAGAVAVLCGLVGWRKAAVAFGGTWAGLTGWFAARRIAPGPRTRDEVAKMVVTSVAIPPAACWHRLRGELRHRSVPAVGGPRRRVVLVADALDRLRSRSEPRAVARTAEPAPGTGRWRP, from the coding sequence ATGAGCGTCGACTACGCGGTGGTGATCCCCACCGTCGGCCGGGACAGCCTGCGCGTCGTGCTGGACGCGGTGGAGCACGGCGTCGGCCCGCCGCCGCGCGAGATCATCGTGGTGGACGACCGGCCCGAGCCCGGACCGCTGCCGGCGACGCACTCGGCGCGCGTGCTGCGCACCGGTGGTCGCGGCCCGGCCGCCGCGCGCAACGCCGGCTGGCGGGCCGCGTGCTGCGAGTGGGTCGCGTTCCTGGACGACGACGTGGTGCCGCCGCGTGACTGGAAGCTGCGGCTGGCCGAGGACCTGGCGCGGCTGGGGTTGGACGTGGGGGCGTCGCAGGCGCGGATCGTCGTGCCGCTGCCCCCGGACCGCGCGCCGACCGACTGGGAGCGCGGCACGGCGGGGCTGGCCGACGCGCGGTGGATCACCGCGGACATGGCTTACCGGCGGGCCGCGCTGGCGCACGCCGGCGGCTTCGACGAGCGGTTCCCGCGCGCGTACCGGGAGGACGCCGAGCTGGCGTTGCGCGTGCAGGCGCGCGGGTACCGGATCGTGAACGGCGACCGGGTGACCACGCACCCGGTGCGGGAGGCGGGGTTCTTCGCCAGCCTGAAGCAGCAGCGCGGCAACGCCGACGACGCGTTGGTGCGGCGGTTGCTGGGGCCCGAGTGGCGTGCCCGGATCGGTGGCGCGCCCGGCCGGCTGCCCTGGCACGTGGCGACCGCGGCGGCCGGGGCGGTCGCGGTCCTCTGCGGGCTGGTCGGGTGGCGGAAGGCCGCGGTGGCGTTCGGCGGCACGTGGGCCGGGTTGACCGGGTGGTTCGCCGCGCGTCGGATCGCGCCCGGACCCCGGACCCGGGACGAGGTGGCGAAGATGGTGGTGACCAGCGTCGCGATCCCGCCGGCGGCGTGCTGGCACCGGTTGCGCGGCGAGCTGCGCCACCGGTCCGTGCCCGCGGTGGGAGGCCCGCGCCGCCGGGTCGTGCTGGTGGCCGACGCACTGGACCGGCTGCGATCGCGGAGCGAGCCACGGGCGGTGGCACGTACGGCCGAGCCCGCACCGGGGACCGGGAGGTGGCGGCCGTGA
- a CDS encoding aldehyde dehydrogenase family protein: MRVDALDVHSPVDGQLIGWLPTATDEDVAGSVLTAREAQPGWAATPAAERGTALKAAARAIREHAAELADVLHAETGRPATSALDGVLAGVSTLEQYAELGPVHRGRSLQGSPDAADFMVPGPRGVVVALTPWNDPVAVSCGLVGAALVTGNAVVHKPSERCPHTGVLLAQLMVDHFPPGVLQSLTGDASVGAALAASPHVDVVAHVGGTATGRSIAAACARTGAKALLENGGNDPLLVDADVDPVWAAEQAAIGAFTNAGQLCTSVERIFVHQAVAEEFLAALCEQARRWNADPQPLVDLRMREHVHAHVAEAVADGAHPLVGGEVPDREGAYYPATVLDRCTPDMRVMREETFGPVAPVRVVASFEDGLAEACVDEHGLAATVLTGSMANAQHAWRALPVGTVKVNAVFGGAPGGAAQPRRLSGTGFGYGPELLDELTTVKVVHLGQAQIHPSSQASRAAS, translated from the coding sequence ATGCGTGTCGACGCACTCGACGTCCACAGCCCGGTCGACGGTCAGCTGATCGGCTGGCTGCCCACCGCCACGGACGAGGACGTGGCCGGCTCGGTGCTCACCGCGCGTGAGGCGCAACCCGGCTGGGCGGCGACGCCCGCCGCCGAACGGGGAACCGCGCTGAAAGCCGCCGCCCGGGCGATCCGCGAGCACGCGGCCGAACTGGCGGACGTCCTGCACGCCGAGACCGGCCGCCCGGCCACGTCCGCGCTGGACGGTGTGCTGGCCGGTGTGTCCACGTTGGAGCAGTACGCCGAGCTGGGCCCGGTCCACCGCGGCCGGTCGCTCCAAGGCTCGCCCGACGCGGCGGACTTCATGGTCCCCGGGCCGCGCGGGGTGGTGGTCGCGCTGACGCCGTGGAACGACCCGGTCGCCGTCTCCTGCGGCCTGGTCGGCGCGGCCCTGGTCACCGGCAACGCCGTGGTGCACAAGCCGAGCGAGCGCTGCCCCCACACGGGGGTGTTGCTCGCGCAGCTCATGGTCGACCACTTCCCGCCGGGCGTGCTCCAGAGCCTCACCGGCGACGCCTCGGTGGGCGCGGCGCTGGCCGCCTCACCGCACGTGGACGTCGTCGCGCACGTCGGCGGCACGGCGACCGGCCGCTCGATCGCCGCCGCGTGCGCCCGGACCGGCGCGAAGGCGCTGCTGGAGAACGGCGGCAACGACCCGCTGCTGGTCGACGCCGACGTGGACCCGGTGTGGGCGGCCGAGCAGGCGGCGATCGGCGCGTTCACCAACGCGGGCCAGCTGTGCACGTCCGTGGAGCGGATCTTCGTGCACCAGGCCGTGGCCGAGGAGTTCCTGGCCGCGCTGTGCGAGCAGGCCCGCCGCTGGAACGCCGACCCGCAGCCCTTGGTGGACCTCCGGATGCGGGAGCACGTGCACGCCCACGTCGCCGAGGCCGTGGCGGACGGCGCGCACCCGCTGGTGGGCGGCGAGGTGCCGGACCGCGAAGGCGCGTACTACCCGGCCACGGTGCTCGACCGCTGCACGCCGGACATGCGCGTGATGCGGGAGGAGACGTTCGGGCCGGTCGCACCCGTGCGCGTGGTGGCATCGTTCGAGGACGGCCTGGCCGAGGCGTGCGTGGACGAGCACGGCCTGGCCGCGACCGTGCTCACCGGGTCGATGGCGAACGCCCAGCACGCGTGGCGCGCGTTGCCCGTCGGCACGGTGAAGGTCAACGCGGTGTTCGGCGGGGCGCCCGGCGGCGCCGCCCAGCCGCGCCGGCTGTCCGGCACCGGGTTCGGCTACGGGCCCGAGCTGCTGGACGAGCTGACGACGGTCAAGGTCGTGCACCTCGGCCAGGCTCAGATCCACCCCTCGTCCCAGGCCAGCCGGGCGGCTTCGTAG
- a CDS encoding sensor histidine kinase: MTPLNRLRRYTWWTVVAGGVVVGLGTVLDLFAQDYGVLKSALLAVAVAVVIAQHARYMQRAMLGLGRGDGPAWEHAATFAVALAAWAVTSGADGFLPVWATLPALVVAHVGAILPSRSRWPAVALMAVLSVAVGGLFGGDEARAAMLLAGFMVIALVFADLAQLWIWDMALRQDQARRTAEALAVAEERLRFAADLHDIQGHHLQAIALKGELAQRLIGRDDELARQHAGEVAELARTALKETREVVQGYRRASLGTEISNAVGVLRAAGIETTVEGDAAGVPPPLQPLFGALVREGTTNVLRHSRARRCAVLIEVVDGQVCVRLRNDGVPADFAGADDVGEDGAGLAGLRERFAAVGGRVEGGPAGPEGFELVGKAGVGR; the protein is encoded by the coding sequence GTGACTCCCCTGAACAGGCTCCGCCGCTACACGTGGTGGACCGTGGTGGCCGGCGGCGTGGTGGTCGGCCTCGGCACGGTGCTCGACCTGTTCGCCCAGGACTACGGCGTGCTGAAGTCGGCGCTGCTGGCGGTGGCCGTGGCCGTGGTGATCGCCCAGCACGCCCGGTACATGCAGCGGGCCATGCTCGGGCTCGGACGTGGCGACGGCCCGGCGTGGGAGCACGCGGCGACGTTCGCGGTGGCGTTGGCGGCGTGGGCGGTGACGAGCGGCGCGGACGGGTTCCTGCCCGTCTGGGCCACCCTGCCCGCCCTGGTGGTCGCGCACGTCGGCGCGATCCTGCCCTCGCGCAGCCGCTGGCCGGCGGTGGCCCTGATGGCGGTGCTCTCCGTCGCGGTCGGCGGGCTGTTCGGCGGCGACGAGGCCCGCGCGGCGATGCTCCTGGCCGGGTTCATGGTCATCGCGCTGGTGTTCGCCGACCTGGCCCAGCTGTGGATCTGGGACATGGCGCTGAGGCAGGACCAGGCCCGAAGGACCGCCGAGGCGCTGGCCGTGGCCGAGGAGCGGTTGCGCTTCGCCGCCGACCTGCACGACATCCAGGGGCACCACCTCCAGGCGATCGCGTTGAAGGGCGAGCTGGCGCAGCGGCTGATCGGCCGGGACGACGAGCTGGCCAGGCAGCACGCGGGCGAGGTGGCCGAGCTGGCGCGCACCGCGTTGAAGGAGACCCGCGAGGTCGTGCAGGGCTACCGGCGGGCGAGCCTGGGCACCGAGATCTCCAACGCGGTGGGCGTGCTGCGGGCGGCGGGCATCGAGACGACGGTCGAGGGTGACGCGGCGGGCGTGCCGCCGCCGTTGCAGCCCCTGTTCGGGGCGCTGGTGAGGGAGGGCACGACGAACGTGCTGCGGCACAGCCGGGCGCGGCGCTGCGCCGTGCTGATCGAGGTGGTCGACGGCCAGGTGTGCGTGCGGCTGCGCAACGACGGGGTGCCGGCCGACTTCGCGGGCGCCGACGACGTGGGCGAGGACGGCGCGGGGCTGGCCGGGCTGCGCGAGCGGTTCGCCGCGGTGGGCGGGCGGGTCGAGGGCGGCCCGGCCGGGCCGGAGGGGTTCGAGCTGGTCGGGAAGGCAGGGGTGGGCCGGTGA